In the genome of Gadus morhua chromosome 12, gadMor3.0, whole genome shotgun sequence, one region contains:
- the LOC115555517 gene encoding galectin-3-binding protein A-like isoform X3 yields MRLAGGKRSHEGRVEVYIAGVWGTVCDDGWDIKEAIVVCRHLNFPSAREAVDGGRYGPGQGPIYLDELNCLGTETDLTKCESSGLGISDCKHAEDAGVVCASDSTKKPVELFVEHSTTISGFLGELFESGRDCDLILSVVVENSTVETICAHKLILSLVPSWSSEANLSIEVSSKCQPHVAYFVRYLYTGRMNITMTSSHCLHKLASEWGLKALQEEVGKLLILLLPEDATFQAQSSLFDYAVSMDDGALQQSCLRYMAWNCEALVASPAWTGLSVHAIKGLLSRTDLTVPSEYFVIQALEKWEDAQGKALGSGDQFDLLKLIRFPMVSAEDLNRLKDSRYQAGKLEGFQFNALTIGNLFGELMSNWKSYTPRIYTGKPWSYTFTSEEVSVFKKTSLYPKGLNHGELAFTFRTPVHNSAYFALFGDIGWYTRLFVKSDECSYSSTRVCPSAKLSLENGNSALPELYKNAIVYKNKIVIRCDGRYVSHIQDFKHPQEDTTIQPNHGSGQVYPCRSDEYSYTMVIRPKYRTGLNYTEVEEE; encoded by the exons ATGAGGCTGGCTGGAGGCAAGCGCTCTCACGAGGGCCGGGTGGAGGTCTATATCGCAGGAGTGTGGGGTACCGTGTGTGACGACGGCTGGGACATAAAGGAAGCCATAGTGGTGTGTCGCCACCTGAACTTCCCCAGTGCCAGAGAAGCTGTTGACGGAGGACGGTATGGGCCag GGCAAGGTCCGATCTATTTGGATGAATTGAATTGTTTGGGGACGGAGACAGACCTCACCAAGTGTGAATCCTCCGGTTTAGGAATATCAGACTGCAAACACGCGGAAGACGCAGGGGTTGTCTGTGCCAGTg ACTCTACAAAGAAACCTGTGGAATTATTCGTGGAGCACAGCACGACGATTTCTGGATTCCTGGGAGAGCTGTTTGAAAGTGGCCGTGACTGTGATCTGATCTTGTCTGTGGTGGTTGAAAACAGCACTGTGGAGACCATCTGTGCACACaaactcattctctctctagTGCCCAGCTGGTCCTCCGAGGCCAACCTCAGCATTGAGGTCAGCTCCAAGTGCCAACCACATGTCGCGTACTTTGTCAG GTATCTGTACACCGGACGGATGAACATCACCATGACCTCTTCCCACTGCCTTCACAAGCTGGCTTCTGAGTGGGGCTTAAAGGCGCTTCAGGAAGAGGTGGGAAAACTGTTGATCCTGCTGCTCCCAGAAGATGCAACCTTCCAAGCTCAGTCATCATTGTTTGATTACGCAGTCAGCATGGACGATGGAGCTCTGCAACAGTCCTGCCTTCGCTACATGGCCTGGAACTGTGAGGCGCTGGTCGCGTCCCCGGCGTGGACCGGTCTGTCTGTCCACGCTATCAAGGGTCTCCTTTCTCGCACAGACCTCACGGTGCCCAGTGAGTACTTTGTCATCCAGGCTTTGGAGAAGTGGGAGGATGCCCAAGGCAAAGCATTGGGGTCGGGGGATCAGTTTGACCTGTTGAAGCTCATACGGTTCCCCATGGTCTCTGCTGAGGATTTGAACCGGCTCAAAGATTCACGTTATCAGGCAGGGAAGTTAGAGGGTTTTCAGTTCAACGCCTTGACCATTGGTAATCTGTTTGGCGAGCTCATGAGCAATTGGAAGTCCTACACTCCTAGGATCTACACCGGCAAACCGTGGAGTTACACCTTCACATCGGAAGAGGTGTCAGTTTTCAAAAAAACGTCACTATATCCCAAGGGGTTAAACCATGGCGAACTTGCCTTCACATTCCGCACACCGGTACACAACAGTGCCTACTTTGCGCTCTTCGGGGATATTGGATGGTACACAAGGTTGTTTGTTAAAAGTGACGAATGTTCCTACAGCAGCACTAGGGTCTGCCCTTCCGCAAAGCTGTCATTGGAGAACGGAAACAGCGCTCTGCCTGAGTTGTATAAAAACGCGATTGTTTACAAGAACAAAATAGTTATCCGCTGCGATGGCCGTTATGTCTCCCACATTCAGGACTTCAAACATCCTCAGGAGGACACCACGATCCAACCAAACCACGGTTCAGGCCAGGTCTACCCATGCCGCTCGGATGAATACTCCTACACTATGGTGATCCGTCCTAAGTACCGCACAGGGTTGAACTACACTGAGGTTGAAGAGGAATGA
- the LOC115555517 gene encoding galectin-3-binding protein A-like isoform X2, translating to MSRGLLFLACVLLLVNLSHCGLQTGDMRLAGGKRSHEGRVEVYIAGVWGTVCDDGWDIKEAIVVCRHLNFPSAREAVDGGRYGPGQGPIYLDELNCLGTETDLTKCESSGLGISDCKHAEDAGVVCASDSTKKPVELFVEHSTTISGFLGELFESGRDCDLILSVVVENSTVETICAHKLILSLVPSWSSEANLSIEVSSKCQPHVAYFVRYLYTGRMNITMTSSHCLHKLASEWGLKALQEEVGKLLILLLPEDATFQAQSSLFDYAVSMDDGALQQSCLRYMAWNCEALVASPAWTGLSVHAIKGLLSRTDLTVPSEYFVIQALEKWEDAQGKALGSGDQFDLLKLIRFPMVSAEDLNRLKDSRYQAGKLEGFQFNALTIGNLFGELMSNWKSYTPRIYTGKPWSYTFTSEEVSVFKKTSLYPKGLNHGELAFTFRTPVHNSAYFALFGDIGWYTRLFVKSDECSYSSTRVCPSAKLSLENGNSALPELYKNAIVYKNKIVIRCDGRYVSHIQDFKHPQEDTTIQPNHGSGQVYPCRSDEYSYTMVIRPKYRTGLNYTEVEEE from the exons ATGTCGAGAGGACTTCTCTTCCTTGCCTGTGTCCTTCTCCTAGTCAACCTGTCTCATTGTG GGTTACAAACCGGTGACATGAGGCTGGCTGGAGGCAAGCGCTCTCACGAGGGCCGGGTGGAGGTCTATATCGCAGGAGTGTGGGGTACCGTGTGTGACGACGGCTGGGACATAAAGGAAGCCATAGTGGTGTGTCGCCACCTGAACTTCCCCAGTGCCAGAGAAGCTGTTGACGGAGGACGGTATGGGCCag GGCAAGGTCCGATCTATTTGGATGAATTGAATTGTTTGGGGACGGAGACAGACCTCACCAAGTGTGAATCCTCCGGTTTAGGAATATCAGACTGCAAACACGCGGAAGACGCAGGGGTTGTCTGTGCCAGTg ACTCTACAAAGAAACCTGTGGAATTATTCGTGGAGCACAGCACGACGATTTCTGGATTCCTGGGAGAGCTGTTTGAAAGTGGCCGTGACTGTGATCTGATCTTGTCTGTGGTGGTTGAAAACAGCACTGTGGAGACCATCTGTGCACACaaactcattctctctctagTGCCCAGCTGGTCCTCCGAGGCCAACCTCAGCATTGAGGTCAGCTCCAAGTGCCAACCACATGTCGCGTACTTTGTCAG GTATCTGTACACCGGACGGATGAACATCACCATGACCTCTTCCCACTGCCTTCACAAGCTGGCTTCTGAGTGGGGCTTAAAGGCGCTTCAGGAAGAGGTGGGAAAACTGTTGATCCTGCTGCTCCCAGAAGATGCAACCTTCCAAGCTCAGTCATCATTGTTTGATTACGCAGTCAGCATGGACGATGGAGCTCTGCAACAGTCCTGCCTTCGCTACATGGCCTGGAACTGTGAGGCGCTGGTCGCGTCCCCGGCGTGGACCGGTCTGTCTGTCCACGCTATCAAGGGTCTCCTTTCTCGCACAGACCTCACGGTGCCCAGTGAGTACTTTGTCATCCAGGCTTTGGAGAAGTGGGAGGATGCCCAAGGCAAAGCATTGGGGTCGGGGGATCAGTTTGACCTGTTGAAGCTCATACGGTTCCCCATGGTCTCTGCTGAGGATTTGAACCGGCTCAAAGATTCACGTTATCAGGCAGGGAAGTTAGAGGGTTTTCAGTTCAACGCCTTGACCATTGGTAATCTGTTTGGCGAGCTCATGAGCAATTGGAAGTCCTACACTCCTAGGATCTACACCGGCAAACCGTGGAGTTACACCTTCACATCGGAAGAGGTGTCAGTTTTCAAAAAAACGTCACTATATCCCAAGGGGTTAAACCATGGCGAACTTGCCTTCACATTCCGCACACCGGTACACAACAGTGCCTACTTTGCGCTCTTCGGGGATATTGGATGGTACACAAGGTTGTTTGTTAAAAGTGACGAATGTTCCTACAGCAGCACTAGGGTCTGCCCTTCCGCAAAGCTGTCATTGGAGAACGGAAACAGCGCTCTGCCTGAGTTGTATAAAAACGCGATTGTTTACAAGAACAAAATAGTTATCCGCTGCGATGGCCGTTATGTCTCCCACATTCAGGACTTCAAACATCCTCAGGAGGACACCACGATCCAACCAAACCACGGTTCAGGCCAGGTCTACCCATGCCGCTCGGATGAATACTCCTACACTATGGTGATCCGTCCTAAGTACCGCACAGGGTTGAACTACACTGAGGTTGAAGAGGAATGA
- the LOC115555517 gene encoding galectin-3-binding protein A-like isoform X1: MSRGLLFLACVLLLVNLSHCAGLQTGDMRLAGGKRSHEGRVEVYIAGVWGTVCDDGWDIKEAIVVCRHLNFPSAREAVDGGRYGPGQGPIYLDELNCLGTETDLTKCESSGLGISDCKHAEDAGVVCASDSTKKPVELFVEHSTTISGFLGELFESGRDCDLILSVVVENSTVETICAHKLILSLVPSWSSEANLSIEVSSKCQPHVAYFVRYLYTGRMNITMTSSHCLHKLASEWGLKALQEEVGKLLILLLPEDATFQAQSSLFDYAVSMDDGALQQSCLRYMAWNCEALVASPAWTGLSVHAIKGLLSRTDLTVPSEYFVIQALEKWEDAQGKALGSGDQFDLLKLIRFPMVSAEDLNRLKDSRYQAGKLEGFQFNALTIGNLFGELMSNWKSYTPRIYTGKPWSYTFTSEEVSVFKKTSLYPKGLNHGELAFTFRTPVHNSAYFALFGDIGWYTRLFVKSDECSYSSTRVCPSAKLSLENGNSALPELYKNAIVYKNKIVIRCDGRYVSHIQDFKHPQEDTTIQPNHGSGQVYPCRSDEYSYTMVIRPKYRTGLNYTEVEEE; the protein is encoded by the exons ATGTCGAGAGGACTTCTCTTCCTTGCCTGTGTCCTTCTCCTAGTCAACCTGTCTCATTGTG CAGGGTTACAAACCGGTGACATGAGGCTGGCTGGAGGCAAGCGCTCTCACGAGGGCCGGGTGGAGGTCTATATCGCAGGAGTGTGGGGTACCGTGTGTGACGACGGCTGGGACATAAAGGAAGCCATAGTGGTGTGTCGCCACCTGAACTTCCCCAGTGCCAGAGAAGCTGTTGACGGAGGACGGTATGGGCCag GGCAAGGTCCGATCTATTTGGATGAATTGAATTGTTTGGGGACGGAGACAGACCTCACCAAGTGTGAATCCTCCGGTTTAGGAATATCAGACTGCAAACACGCGGAAGACGCAGGGGTTGTCTGTGCCAGTg ACTCTACAAAGAAACCTGTGGAATTATTCGTGGAGCACAGCACGACGATTTCTGGATTCCTGGGAGAGCTGTTTGAAAGTGGCCGTGACTGTGATCTGATCTTGTCTGTGGTGGTTGAAAACAGCACTGTGGAGACCATCTGTGCACACaaactcattctctctctagTGCCCAGCTGGTCCTCCGAGGCCAACCTCAGCATTGAGGTCAGCTCCAAGTGCCAACCACATGTCGCGTACTTTGTCAG GTATCTGTACACCGGACGGATGAACATCACCATGACCTCTTCCCACTGCCTTCACAAGCTGGCTTCTGAGTGGGGCTTAAAGGCGCTTCAGGAAGAGGTGGGAAAACTGTTGATCCTGCTGCTCCCAGAAGATGCAACCTTCCAAGCTCAGTCATCATTGTTTGATTACGCAGTCAGCATGGACGATGGAGCTCTGCAACAGTCCTGCCTTCGCTACATGGCCTGGAACTGTGAGGCGCTGGTCGCGTCCCCGGCGTGGACCGGTCTGTCTGTCCACGCTATCAAGGGTCTCCTTTCTCGCACAGACCTCACGGTGCCCAGTGAGTACTTTGTCATCCAGGCTTTGGAGAAGTGGGAGGATGCCCAAGGCAAAGCATTGGGGTCGGGGGATCAGTTTGACCTGTTGAAGCTCATACGGTTCCCCATGGTCTCTGCTGAGGATTTGAACCGGCTCAAAGATTCACGTTATCAGGCAGGGAAGTTAGAGGGTTTTCAGTTCAACGCCTTGACCATTGGTAATCTGTTTGGCGAGCTCATGAGCAATTGGAAGTCCTACACTCCTAGGATCTACACCGGCAAACCGTGGAGTTACACCTTCACATCGGAAGAGGTGTCAGTTTTCAAAAAAACGTCACTATATCCCAAGGGGTTAAACCATGGCGAACTTGCCTTCACATTCCGCACACCGGTACACAACAGTGCCTACTTTGCGCTCTTCGGGGATATTGGATGGTACACAAGGTTGTTTGTTAAAAGTGACGAATGTTCCTACAGCAGCACTAGGGTCTGCCCTTCCGCAAAGCTGTCATTGGAGAACGGAAACAGCGCTCTGCCTGAGTTGTATAAAAACGCGATTGTTTACAAGAACAAAATAGTTATCCGCTGCGATGGCCGTTATGTCTCCCACATTCAGGACTTCAAACATCCTCAGGAGGACACCACGATCCAACCAAACCACGGTTCAGGCCAGGTCTACCCATGCCGCTCGGATGAATACTCCTACACTATGGTGATCCGTCCTAAGTACCGCACAGGGTTGAACTACACTGAGGTTGAAGAGGAATGA
- the LOC115555517 gene encoding galectin-3-binding protein A-like isoform X4, with translation MSRGLLFLACVLLLVNLSHCAGLQTGDMRLAGGKRSHEGRVEVYIAGVWGTVCDDGWDIKEAIVVCRHLNFPSAREAVDGGRYGPGQGPIYLDELNCLGTETDLTKCESSGLGISDCKHAEDAGVVCASDSTKKPVELFVEHSTTISGFLGELFESGRDCDLILSVVVENSTVETICAHKLILSLVPSWSSEANLSIEVSSKCQPHVAYFVRYLYTGRMNITMTSSHCLHKLASEWGLKALQEEVGKLLILLLPEDATFQAQSSLFDYAVSMDDGALQQSCLRYMAWNCEALVASPAWTGLSVHAIKGLLSRTDLTVPRLQTSSGGHHDPTKPRFRPGLPMPLG, from the exons ATGTCGAGAGGACTTCTCTTCCTTGCCTGTGTCCTTCTCCTAGTCAACCTGTCTCATTGTG CAGGGTTACAAACCGGTGACATGAGGCTGGCTGGAGGCAAGCGCTCTCACGAGGGCCGGGTGGAGGTCTATATCGCAGGAGTGTGGGGTACCGTGTGTGACGACGGCTGGGACATAAAGGAAGCCATAGTGGTGTGTCGCCACCTGAACTTCCCCAGTGCCAGAGAAGCTGTTGACGGAGGACGGTATGGGCCag GGCAAGGTCCGATCTATTTGGATGAATTGAATTGTTTGGGGACGGAGACAGACCTCACCAAGTGTGAATCCTCCGGTTTAGGAATATCAGACTGCAAACACGCGGAAGACGCAGGGGTTGTCTGTGCCAGTg ACTCTACAAAGAAACCTGTGGAATTATTCGTGGAGCACAGCACGACGATTTCTGGATTCCTGGGAGAGCTGTTTGAAAGTGGCCGTGACTGTGATCTGATCTTGTCTGTGGTGGTTGAAAACAGCACTGTGGAGACCATCTGTGCACACaaactcattctctctctagTGCCCAGCTGGTCCTCCGAGGCCAACCTCAGCATTGAGGTCAGCTCCAAGTGCCAACCACATGTCGCGTACTTTGTCAG GTATCTGTACACCGGACGGATGAACATCACCATGACCTCTTCCCACTGCCTTCACAAGCTGGCTTCTGAGTGGGGCTTAAAGGCGCTTCAGGAAGAGGTGGGAAAACTGTTGATCCTGCTGCTCCCAGAAGATGCAACCTTCCAAGCTCAGTCATCATTGTTTGATTACGCAGTCAGCATGGACGATGGAGCTCTGCAACAGTCCTGCCTTCGCTACATGGCCTGGAACTGTGAGGCGCTGGTCGCGTCCCCGGCGTGGACCGGTCTGTCTGTCCACGCTATCAAGGGTCTCCTTTCTCGCACAGACCTCACGGTGCCCA GACTTCAAACATCCTCAGGAGGACACCACGATCCAACCAAACCACGGTTCAGGCCAGGTCTACCCATGCCGCTCGGATGA